In one Arachis duranensis cultivar V14167 chromosome 9, aradu.V14167.gnm2.J7QH, whole genome shotgun sequence genomic region, the following are encoded:
- the LOC127741401 gene encoding 50S ribosomal protein L14, chloroplastic-like, with amino-acid sequence MIQPKTHLNVADNSGARQLMCIRIIGAGNRRYASIGDIVVAVIKEAVPNMSLERSEVIRVVIVRTCKELKRSNGMIIQYDDNAAVVIDQEGNPKGTRIFGAIARELRQLNFTKIVSLAPEVL; translated from the coding sequence ATGATTCAACCTAAAACCCATTTGAATGTAGCCGATAACAGCGGAGCCCGCCAATTGATGTGTATTCGAATCATAGGAGCAGGTAATCGACGATATGCTTCTATTGGTGACATTGTTGTTGCTGTAATCAAGGAAGCGGTACCAAATATGTCTTTAGAAAGATCAGAAGTGATTAGAGTTGTAATTGTACGTACTTGTAAAGAACTTAAACGTAGCAATGGCATGATAATACAATATGATGATAATGCCGCGGTTGTCATTGATCAAGAGGGAAATCCAAAAGGAACTCGAATTTTTGGCGCAATCGCCCGGGAATTGAGACAGTTAAATTTCACTAAAATAGTTTCATTAGCACCTGAGGTATTATAA